Proteins found in one Neomonachus schauinslandi chromosome 1, ASM220157v2, whole genome shotgun sequence genomic segment:
- the SMIM7 gene encoding small integral membrane protein 7: MIGDILLFGTLLMNAGAVLNFKLKKKDTQGFGEESREPSTGDNIREFLLSLRYFRIFIALWNVFMMFCMIVLFGS; the protein is encoded by the exons ATGATCGGGGACATCCTGCTGTTTGG GACGCTGCTGATGAACGCAGGGGCAGTGCTCAACTTTAAGCT GAAAAAGAAGGACACGCAGGGCTTTGGGGAGGAGTCgagggagcccagcacag GTGACAACATCCGGGAGTTCTTACTGAGCCTCAGATACTTCCGGATCTTCATCGCCCTGTGGAATGTCTTCATGATGTTCTGCATGATCGT GCTTTTTGGCTCCTGA
- the TMEM38A gene encoding LOW QUALITY PROTEIN: trimeric intracellular cation channel type A (The sequence of the model RefSeq protein was modified relative to this genomic sequence to represent the inferred CDS: deleted 1 base in 1 codon), which produces MDLLSALSLGELALSFSRVPLFPVFDLSYFIVSILYLKYEPGAVELSQRHPMASWLCAMLHCFGSYILADLLLGEPLIDYFSNNSSVLLATAVWYLIFFCPLDLFYKCVCFLPVKLIFVAMKEVVRVRKIAVGIHHAHHHYHHGWFVMIATGWVKGSGVALMSNVEQLLRGVWKPETNEILHMSFPTKASLYGAILFTLQQTRWLPVSKASLIFIFTMFMVSCKVFLTATHSHSSLFDVLEGYICPVLFGTTWGGNYHHDNHGGSHGGSHGGGGPGSPHSALPAKSKEELSESSRKKKTKKAD; this is translated from the exons ATGGACCTGCTCTCGGCGCTGAGCCTAGGCGAGCTGGCGCTCAGCTTCTCGCGGGTGCCGCTCTTCCCCGTCTTCGACCTCAGCTACTTCATCGTCTCCATTCTCTACCTCAAGTATGAGCCAG GAGCAGTTGAGCTGTCCCAGCGCCATCCCATGGCATCCTGGCTGTGTGCCATGCTGCACTGCTTTGGGAGTTACATCTTGGCTGATCTGCTCCTCGGTGAGCCCCTGATCGACTACTTCAGCAACAATTCCAGCGTCCTGCTGGCCACAGCTGTCTG GTACTTGATTTTCTTCTGCCCCCTGGACCTCTTTTACAAGTGTGTCTGCTTCCTGCCTGTGAAACTTATATTCGTGGCCATGAAGGAGGTAGTGAGAGTCCGAAAGATCGCCGTGGGCATCCATCATGCccatcatcactaccaccacGGGTGGTTCGTCATGATTGCCACCGGCTGGGTCAAAG GCTCTGGCGTCGCCCTCATGTCCAACGTTGAGCAGCTGCTCCGAGGGGTCTGGAAGCCAGAGACCAATGAGATCCTGCACATGTCCTT ccccacgAAGGCCAGCCTGTACGGAGCCATACTCTTCACCCTCCAGCAGACCCGCTGGCTCCCGGTATCCAAAGCCAGCCTCATCTTCATCTTCACCATGTTCATGGTCTCCTGTAAG GTGTTCCTGACGGCCACTCACTCCCACAGCTCCCTTTTTGATGTTCTGGAGGGCTACATCTGCCCTGTGCTGTTTGGGACCACCTGG GGGGGCAACTATCACCATGACAACCACGGTGGGTCCCATGGCGGGTCCCATGGCGGCGGTGGGCCCGGCTCGCCACACTCAGCCCTGCCTGCTAAGTCCAAGGAGGAGCTGAGTGAGAGCTCCAGGAAGAAGAAGACCAAGAAGGCAGATTAG